A part of Vicinamibacterales bacterium genomic DNA contains:
- a CDS encoding amidohydrolase family protein, with protein MGVLRVAAVIVAAMLAGEAPAVTQAPPSPPLLLTRATVIDVVTGAVRSGQTLVLSDGRIQAIGAAPAPDTGSRRIDLGGRFVVPGLIDAHVHIASAAAMRAALESGVTTVRSAGVSHFADVGLRELVSRGSLPGPDVLAAGYHVRPQPAPEAFLDAPDLGDLLTQGLTSADALRRFVRANLGRQVDWIKVLATERAGTPDTDPRKQVYTEAELALVVNEAGARGVPVMAHAHGAEGALAAVRAGVRSIEHGTFLTDETLRLMASRGTYFVPTVDVVNDLASPGGEYDNAALQRRGQMLKPVLVETIARARAAGVTIVTGSDTGYGPDSTARIPREIQELVAAGLPPLAALQAATSANAEMLRLATRIGRLAPGFEADLVVVDANPLDRPRTLLDPLLVVSNGRVVVDRLAFGK; from the coding sequence ATGGGTGTCCTGCGAGTCGCAGCGGTGATCGTCGCGGCCATGCTCGCCGGCGAGGCGCCGGCCGTCACGCAGGCGCCCCCGTCTCCGCCGCTGCTCCTGACACGGGCGACAGTGATCGACGTCGTGACGGGCGCCGTGCGGTCCGGGCAGACCCTGGTGCTGTCCGACGGCCGGATCCAGGCGATCGGCGCCGCGCCGGCGCCGGATACCGGCAGCCGCAGAATCGACCTCGGCGGGCGCTTCGTGGTGCCGGGGCTCATCGACGCGCACGTCCACATCGCCAGCGCGGCGGCGATGCGGGCGGCCCTCGAGAGCGGCGTCACGACGGTACGGAGCGCCGGCGTGTCCCACTTCGCCGACGTCGGGCTCCGGGAGCTCGTGTCGCGGGGCTCGCTGCCCGGGCCGGACGTGCTGGCGGCGGGCTACCACGTCCGTCCTCAGCCGGCGCCGGAGGCGTTTCTGGACGCCCCGGACCTCGGGGACCTCCTCACGCAGGGGCTCACCTCGGCCGACGCGCTGCGCCGCTTCGTCCGCGCCAACCTCGGCCGGCAGGTGGATTGGATCAAGGTCCTGGCCACGGAGCGGGCCGGCACGCCCGACACGGATCCCCGCAAGCAGGTCTACACCGAAGCCGAGCTCGCGCTGGTCGTGAACGAAGCCGGCGCCCGCGGCGTCCCGGTGATGGCGCATGCGCACGGCGCCGAGGGAGCGCTCGCCGCCGTGCGCGCGGGCGTCCGGAGCATCGAACACGGGACGTTCCTGACGGACGAGACGCTGCGGCTGATGGCGTCCCGGGGCACCTATTTCGTGCCGACCGTGGATGTCGTCAACGACCTCGCGTCGCCGGGCGGCGAGTACGACAACGCCGCCCTGCAGCGCCGAGGCCAGATGCTGAAGCCCGTCCTGGTGGAGACGATCGCCCGCGCCCGCGCCGCCGGCGTGACGATCGTCACCGGGTCGGACACCGGATACGGACCGGACAGCACGGCGCGCATCCCGCGCGAAATCCAGGAGCTTGTGGCGGCGGGCCTGCCGCCGCTGGCGGCGCTGCAGGCGGCCACCAGCGCCAACGCCGAGATGTTGCGCCTCGCGACGCGGATTGGCCGGCTGGCGCCGGGCTTCGAGGCCGATCTCGTCGTCGTGGACGCCAATCCCCTGGACCGGCCGCGGACGCTGCTCGACCCGCTCCTGGTCGTGAGCAACGGCCGCGTGGTCGTCGACCGCCTCGCCTTCGGCAAATAG